Proteins from one Stenotrophomonas aracearum genomic window:
- a CDS encoding sialidase family protein — protein MRSLLFVVALLLAVPGIAVSAPQDPAKLVATHGYAYASFSKGGRDVVVVSPVGSKREFRIDMTAAVPPVAGMQASGVWLPAGSYRIAGWGLLKWKDGPTFEVKPGRVTDLGDYVAVNVGGYKTMVMPITQAEHSGGVLAATQSFASLLVDPAPLRPATPSLSPAMEDGAAITGLGLVADLLMMYDRKVNKTSTIEALTAAKDPEEFLRLVRTVTAPVQDEPALLPDGTMYFPADFGQLRRRTPDGQWSNVGMDTLRKIMLVEAHDGRLVAGSDDGYIRESRDGGATWTPLASLGSMRSVVDIDHAGSHWVVTTVENVDAFEATRVLASVKVQRQAKTVRLRVYVAQHDDLSDLKLSREWPLEANERWGWTSPQGQLVDDRYYLLAGNTPQRLDLSTGQWRAIAPRERTSTLRVNPSTGVVAALWNQGAFSKVYYSTNRGESWQQIGRPPYVIQDLQMDTATSGWASRWNVGTWGGKWELYAYSVQKDDWDMAGEAPFNCKPMRVNVETPVLCMAADSSIFALRDGAWKVEFSAQ, from the coding sequence ATGCGCAGCCTGCTGTTCGTAGTGGCCCTGCTGTTGGCAGTGCCGGGTATCGCCGTGAGTGCCCCCCAGGATCCTGCCAAGCTGGTAGCGACTCACGGGTATGCCTATGCGTCGTTCTCCAAGGGAGGACGCGATGTCGTTGTCGTCAGCCCCGTGGGTAGCAAGCGCGAATTCCGCATCGACATGACAGCTGCCGTTCCGCCAGTTGCGGGCATGCAGGCGTCGGGCGTGTGGTTGCCGGCGGGCAGTTACCGCATTGCCGGTTGGGGCCTTCTGAAGTGGAAGGACGGGCCGACGTTCGAGGTCAAGCCAGGACGGGTCACCGACCTCGGCGATTATGTCGCCGTCAATGTCGGTGGTTACAAAACCATGGTGATGCCCATCACCCAGGCCGAGCATTCGGGCGGCGTGCTCGCCGCAACGCAGTCATTCGCCTCTCTGCTGGTGGACCCCGCACCGCTACGGCCCGCAACGCCCTCCCTGTCGCCCGCCATGGAAGACGGCGCCGCAATTACCGGCCTGGGCCTGGTCGCCGATCTACTGATGATGTACGACCGCAAGGTCAACAAGACATCCACGATCGAGGCGCTTACCGCCGCCAAGGATCCAGAAGAATTTCTCCGCCTGGTGCGCACCGTTACGGCGCCCGTGCAGGATGAGCCGGCCCTGCTCCCCGATGGAACGATGTACTTCCCGGCCGACTTCGGGCAGTTGCGCAGGCGCACGCCAGACGGCCAGTGGAGCAACGTCGGCATGGACACCCTCCGCAAGATCATGTTGGTGGAAGCGCATGACGGCCGCCTGGTCGCCGGAAGCGATGACGGGTACATCCGTGAATCACGCGACGGCGGCGCCACCTGGACCCCGCTCGCATCACTGGGCAGCATGCGTTCGGTGGTGGACATCGACCACGCAGGTTCGCACTGGGTCGTGACCACCGTGGAGAACGTCGATGCATTCGAGGCGACGCGCGTCCTGGCCAGTGTCAAGGTGCAGCGGCAGGCCAAAACGGTGCGCCTGCGGGTGTATGTTGCGCAACACGATGACCTCAGTGACCTGAAGCTTTCCCGCGAGTGGCCGCTGGAGGCCAATGAAAGATGGGGCTGGACGTCCCCGCAGGGGCAGTTGGTAGACGATCGCTACTACCTGTTGGCCGGCAACACCCCGCAGCGGTTGGACCTGTCCACCGGGCAGTGGAGGGCGATTGCGCCACGGGAACGGACGTCCACGCTTCGGGTCAACCCATCCACCGGCGTTGTCGCCGCGCTCTGGAACCAGGGGGCGTTCTCCAAGGTTTACTACTCGACCAATCGCGGAGAGAGCTGGCAGCAGATTGGCCGGCCACCCTATGTGATCCAGGACCTCCAGATGGATACCGCCACCTCGGGCTGGGCAAGTCGCTGGAATGTCGGCACCTGGGGTGGCAAGTGGGAGCTCTACGCCTACTCGGTGCAGAAGGACGACTGGGACATGGCAGGCGAAGCACCATTCAACTGCAAGCCCATGCGCGTGAACGTCGAGACCCCCGTATTGTGCATGGCCGCCGACTCCAGCATCTTTGCGTTGCGCGACGGTGCCTGGAAGGTCGAGTTTTCCGCGCAGTGA
- a CDS encoding M61 family metallopeptidase, which translates to MKLRAAVLSVLLAATATGAHAQTPPPQDVAFPGLLRIDVDARDIGRRIFKVKATVPAQPGPLTLLYPQWLPGAHSPSGPVDKVAGLVVTANGKPLTWKRDPYNVYAFTVDVPQGASEVVAEFKFLSSQGAGQGRVVMTPEMLNLQWIANSLYPAGVNTRNIQAQASVTLPPGWAYATALDTERRDGDTVVFKPISYDHLVDSPLYAGRHYQQFDLDPGAKVPVHLNVFADDAKSLVAKPEQVQAHRALVQQIYKLYGARHFDRYEFLLALTDKLGGIGLEHQRSSENSGDTGYFTEWDKTWLGRDLLPHEFNHSWNGKYRRGADLTTANFNVPMGDSLLWLYEGQTQFWGHVLSARSGLWTTDQTRDMLANVAATYDRGRPGLSWRNLQDTTNDPTIAQRRALAYRNYQMSEDYYSGGQMVWLEVEGKLRALTGNKRSLDDFAKAFFGMKDGDWNVNPYTFEEVVSTLNGIAPYDWASFLRERLDGHGPLTGGLEAAGWKLVYTDTPNDAFKAQETRAKNTNLLYSLGLAVNDAGAISDVLWDSPAFNAGLSPGMTVLALNGRVFKGEDLKDAVTAAKTDKAPLTLLVKNFDHIDTVKLDYHGGLQYPKLERIAGKPDRLAELWKAR; encoded by the coding sequence ATGAAACTGCGTGCCGCCGTCCTCTCCGTGCTTCTCGCCGCCACCGCCACCGGTGCCCACGCGCAGACGCCACCGCCGCAGGACGTCGCCTTCCCGGGCCTGCTGCGCATCGACGTGGACGCACGCGACATCGGCCGCCGCATCTTCAAGGTCAAGGCCACCGTGCCGGCCCAACCCGGCCCGCTGACCCTGCTGTACCCCCAATGGCTGCCCGGCGCGCACTCGCCCAGCGGCCCGGTCGACAAGGTCGCCGGTCTGGTGGTCACCGCCAACGGCAAACCACTCACCTGGAAGCGCGACCCGTACAACGTGTACGCCTTCACCGTGGACGTACCGCAGGGCGCCAGCGAAGTCGTCGCCGAATTCAAATTCCTCTCCTCGCAGGGCGCAGGGCAGGGCCGGGTGGTGATGACCCCGGAAATGCTCAACCTGCAGTGGATCGCCAACTCGCTCTACCCGGCGGGCGTGAATACCCGCAACATCCAGGCCCAGGCCAGCGTCACCCTGCCGCCCGGCTGGGCTTACGCCACCGCGCTGGACACCGAGCGCCGCGACGGCGACACCGTGGTGTTCAAGCCGATCAGCTACGACCATCTGGTCGACTCCCCGCTGTACGCCGGCCGCCACTACCAGCAGTTCGACCTCGACCCCGGCGCCAAGGTCCCGGTGCACCTCAACGTGTTCGCCGACGACGCCAAATCGCTGGTCGCCAAGCCCGAGCAAGTGCAGGCCCATCGCGCGCTGGTGCAGCAGATCTACAAGCTCTACGGCGCCCGCCACTTCGACCGCTACGAATTCCTGCTGGCCCTGACCGACAAGCTCGGCGGCATCGGCCTCGAACACCAGCGTTCCAGCGAAAACAGCGGCGACACCGGCTACTTCACCGAGTGGGACAAGACCTGGCTCGGCCGCGACCTGCTGCCGCACGAGTTCAACCACTCCTGGAACGGCAAGTACCGCCGTGGCGCCGACCTCACCACCGCCAACTTCAACGTGCCCATGGGCGACAGCCTGCTCTGGCTGTACGAAGGCCAGACCCAGTTCTGGGGCCATGTGCTGTCCGCGCGCTCGGGCCTGTGGACCACCGACCAGACCCGAGACATGCTCGCCAACGTAGCGGCGACCTATGATCGCGGTCGCCCTGGTCTGTCGTGGCGCAACCTGCAGGACACCACCAACGACCCCACCATCGCCCAGCGCCGCGCGCTGGCGTACCGCAACTACCAGATGAGCGAGGACTACTACTCCGGCGGCCAGATGGTGTGGTTGGAGGTGGAAGGCAAGCTGCGCGCGCTCACCGGCAACAAGCGCAGCCTGGACGATTTCGCCAAGGCGTTCTTCGGCATGAAAGACGGCGACTGGAACGTGAACCCGTATACGTTCGAAGAAGTCGTCAGCACCTTGAACGGCATCGCTCCGTACGACTGGGCGAGCTTCCTGCGCGAGCGCCTGGACGGCCACGGCCCGCTCACCGGCGGGCTGGAAGCAGCGGGCTGGAAGCTGGTCTACACCGACACCCCGAACGACGCCTTCAAGGCGCAGGAAACCCGCGCCAAGAACACCAACCTGCTGTACTCGCTGGGCCTGGCCGTGAATGACGCCGGCGCCATCAGCGACGTGCTCTGGGACAGCCCCGCCTTCAACGCCGGCCTCTCCCCGGGCATGACCGTGCTCGCACTCAACGGCCGCGTGTTCAAGGGCGAAGACCTCAAAGACGCCGTGACCGCAGCCAAGACCGACAAGGCACCGCTCACCCTGCTGGTGAAGAACTTCGACCACATCGACACCGTCAAGCTCGACTACCACGGCGGCCTGCAGTATCCGAAGCTCGAGCGCATCGCCGGCAAGCCCGACCGCCTGGCCGAGCTGTGGAAGGCGCGGTGA
- the treA gene encoding alpha,alpha-trehalase TreA, with the protein MNSRPRLAGLLLASLLYSAVAAAQAPAQAPQPPDLQWQPLFQQVQRTHLFKDQKTFADAVPHQDPDALLAEWTRAQVQPGYALPAFVADHFTVPAEGTPFVPPAGETLRAHIEGLWPVLTRSTETVDPRGSLLPLPKPYVVPGGRFREVYYWDSYFTLLGLASSGRWQQVRDMVDNFAWQLDQYGRIPNGNRSYYLSRSQPPFFSLMVDLLATHEGDEAYRRYLPQLRTEHAFWMRGAEGLTPGAASERVVRMNDGSLLNRYWDARAVPRTESWTDDLATAATVPDRAPSQVYRDLRAGAESGWDFSSRWLMHPAELGSIHTTEIVPVDLNSLLFHLEVTLARASRVSGERAEARDFQRQAEQRKRAINTLLWDERQGWYADRDMERGTPRPALTAAALFPLWLQVADSTQARRTADAVQAQLVRAGGLLTTTENTGQQWDAPNGWAPLQWVAVDGLQRYRQDALARQIGVRFLRTVQTVYDREGKLVEKYVVDGSAGGGGGGEYPLQDGFGWSNGVTLALLDRLCAEGKRCESAGDVGE; encoded by the coding sequence ATGAACTCACGTCCCCGCTTGGCCGGCCTGTTGCTGGCGTCGCTGCTGTATTCCGCGGTTGCCGCCGCGCAGGCGCCTGCCCAGGCCCCGCAGCCGCCGGACCTTCAGTGGCAACCCTTGTTCCAGCAGGTCCAGCGGACTCACCTGTTCAAGGACCAGAAGACCTTTGCCGACGCGGTGCCGCATCAGGATCCGGATGCGCTGCTGGCGGAGTGGACGCGGGCCCAGGTGCAGCCGGGGTATGCCCTGCCCGCCTTCGTGGCCGACCATTTCACGGTGCCCGCCGAGGGCACGCCATTTGTGCCGCCTGCCGGTGAAACCCTGCGCGCGCATATCGAGGGGTTGTGGCCGGTGCTGACCCGGAGCACGGAGACGGTGGATCCGCGCGGGTCGCTGCTGCCGTTGCCCAAGCCGTACGTAGTGCCGGGTGGGCGCTTCCGCGAGGTGTACTACTGGGACAGCTATTTCACCCTGCTGGGCCTGGCTTCCAGCGGGCGCTGGCAGCAGGTGCGCGACATGGTGGACAACTTCGCGTGGCAGCTGGACCAGTACGGGCGTATTCCGAACGGCAACCGCAGTTATTACCTGAGCCGGTCGCAGCCGCCGTTCTTCAGCCTGATGGTGGACCTGCTGGCGACGCATGAGGGCGATGAGGCGTATCGCCGCTATCTGCCGCAGCTGCGCACGGAGCATGCGTTCTGGATGCGTGGGGCGGAGGGTTTGACGCCGGGTGCAGCCAGTGAGCGCGTGGTGCGGATGAATGATGGCAGCCTGCTCAACCGCTATTGGGATGCGCGGGCGGTGCCGCGTACGGAGTCGTGGACGGATGACCTGGCCACGGCGGCGACGGTGCCGGATCGGGCGCCTTCGCAGGTGTATCGGGACCTGCGTGCCGGGGCGGAGTCTGGATGGGATTTCAGTTCGCGCTGGCTGATGCATCCGGCGGAGCTGGGGAGCATTCATACCACCGAGATCGTGCCGGTGGATTTGAACAGTCTGCTGTTCCATCTGGAGGTGACGTTGGCGCGGGCAAGTCGCGTTTCTGGCGAGCGTGCCGAGGCACGTGATTTCCAGCGGCAGGCGGAGCAGCGCAAGCGGGCAATCAATACGCTGCTGTGGGATGAGCGGCAGGGGTGGTATGCGGATCGGGATATGGAACGCGGTACGCCCCGGCCTGCGTTGACGGCGGCGGCGTTGTTTCCGTTGTGGTTGCAGGTGGCCGATTCGACGCAGGCGCGACGTACGGCGGATGCGGTGCAGGCGCAACTGGTGCGCGCGGGTGGGTTGTTGACCACCACGGAGAACACGGGGCAGCAGTGGGATGCGCCGAACGGGTGGGCGCCGTTGCAGTGGGTGGCGGTGGATGGGTTGCAGCGGTATCGGCAGGACGCGTTGGCGCGGCAGATCGGGGTGCGATTCCTGCGGACGGTGCAGACGGTTTATGACCGCGAGGGGAAGTTGGTGGAGAAGTATGTGGTGGACGGGTCTGCGGGCGGTGGGGGTGGCGGGGAGTATCCGCTGCAGGATGGGTTTGGGTGGAGTAATGGGGTTACGTTGGCGTTGTTGGATCGGTTGTGTGCGGAGGGGAAGCGGTGTGAGAGTGCGGGGGATGTTGGGGAGTGA
- the ileS gene encoding isoleucine--tRNA ligase has product MSQDYKATLHLPATEFPMRGDLPKREPGILSRWEDEGLYARLRDNAQGRPLFVLHDGPPYANGQIHLGHAVNKILKDIIVKSRYLAGFDAPYVPGWDCHGLPIEIAVEKKWGKVGVKLDAEQFRQKCREYAEEQIELQRRDFKRLGVIGDWDNPYKTLSFDFEANEIRALSKIFANGHIVRGAKPVHWCFDCGSALAEAEIEYQDKTSPAIDVAYVARDSAQLAARFGVTLPADVEVAVPIWTTTPWTLPASLAVSLGADIQYALVEGPAHAGKRRWLVIAASLAERALRRYGVEDVVAHGHAAGAALENLLLAHPFYPQRDIPLLNGAHVSDEDGTGAVHTAPGHGQEDFVVSQQYGLMDNYNAGQINPVDGRGVYLPSTPPAGEVVLAGVHLWKAQPLIVDVLRDSGALLAFVEIVHSYPHCWRHKTPVVFRATPQWFISMDKANLRSDAMAAIDSVGWFPSWGKARIGSMVDGRPDWCISRQRTWGVPIALFTHRETGEPHPRTVELMQQVADRVEQGGIDVWYALDAAELLGDEAAHYEKVTDILDVWFDSGVTHEGVLAARGFGKPADLYLEGSDQHRGWFQSSLLTGVAIDRHAPYKQCLTHGFTVDEKGRKMSKSLGNGIEPQDIMKTLGADILRLWIASADYSNEMSLSQEILKRNADAYRRLRNTARFLLGNLDGFDPAAHLVAPAEMVALDRWIVHRAWEVQEKIKAAYTGYNMAEIVQLLLNFCSVDLGSLYLDVTKDRLYTMPTDSRGRRSAQTAMYHIAEAFTRWVAPILTFTADELWGYLPGARKDNVLFATWYEGLAPLPADAPLNAADFDQLLALREQVAKVLEPMRANGAIGAALEAEITVAASEETAVRWQPLADELRFLFISGDVSVRPATTDEVFVSAQPTTKQKCVRCWHYRADIGSVAAHPELCGRCASNVDGAGEDRKWF; this is encoded by the coding sequence GTGAGCCAGGACTACAAAGCCACCCTTCATCTGCCGGCAACCGAATTCCCGATGCGCGGCGACCTGCCCAAGCGCGAGCCGGGCATTCTGTCGCGCTGGGAAGACGAGGGCCTGTACGCCCGCCTGCGCGACAACGCGCAGGGTCGCCCGCTGTTCGTGCTGCACGACGGCCCGCCGTATGCCAATGGCCAGATCCACCTGGGCCATGCGGTCAACAAGATCCTCAAGGACATCATCGTCAAGTCGCGCTACCTGGCCGGCTTCGACGCGCCGTACGTGCCCGGCTGGGACTGCCATGGCCTGCCGATCGAAATCGCGGTCGAAAAGAAGTGGGGCAAGGTCGGCGTCAAGCTCGATGCCGAACAGTTCCGCCAGAAGTGCCGCGAGTATGCTGAAGAGCAGATCGAGCTGCAGCGCCGCGACTTCAAGCGCCTGGGCGTGATCGGCGATTGGGACAACCCGTACAAGACGCTCAGCTTCGACTTCGAAGCCAACGAGATCCGCGCGCTGTCGAAGATCTTCGCCAACGGCCACATCGTGCGCGGCGCCAAGCCGGTGCACTGGTGCTTCGACTGCGGCTCGGCGCTGGCCGAAGCGGAAATCGAATACCAGGACAAGACCTCGCCGGCCATCGACGTGGCCTACGTGGCGCGCGACAGCGCGCAGCTGGCTGCGCGCTTCGGCGTGACCCTGCCGGCCGATGTCGAAGTAGCCGTGCCGATCTGGACCACCACGCCGTGGACCCTGCCGGCCTCGCTGGCGGTGTCGCTCGGTGCGGACATCCAGTACGCGCTGGTCGAAGGCCCGGCACATGCCGGCAAGCGCCGCTGGCTGGTGATCGCCGCCAGCCTCGCCGAGCGCGCGCTGCGCCGCTACGGCGTGGAAGACGTGGTCGCGCACGGTCATGCCGCCGGTGCCGCGCTGGAAAACCTGCTGCTGGCCCATCCGTTCTACCCGCAGCGCGACATCCCGCTGCTCAACGGCGCGCACGTGTCCGATGAAGACGGTACCGGTGCGGTGCACACCGCGCCGGGCCACGGCCAGGAAGACTTCGTGGTCAGCCAGCAGTACGGGCTGATGGACAACTACAACGCCGGCCAGATCAACCCGGTCGACGGTCGCGGCGTGTACCTGCCGTCCACCCCGCCGGCGGGCGAGGTGGTGCTGGCCGGCGTGCACCTGTGGAAGGCGCAGCCGCTGATCGTGGACGTGCTGCGCGACTCCGGCGCGCTGCTCGCCTTCGTCGAGATCGTGCACAGCTACCCGCACTGCTGGCGTCACAAGACCCCGGTGGTGTTCCGCGCCACCCCGCAGTGGTTCATCTCGATGGACAAGGCCAACCTGCGCAGCGACGCGATGGCCGCCATCGACAGCGTGGGCTGGTTCCCGAGCTGGGGCAAGGCGCGTATCGGCAGCATGGTCGACGGCCGCCCGGACTGGTGCATCAGCCGCCAGCGCACGTGGGGCGTGCCGATCGCACTGTTCACCCACCGCGAAACCGGCGAGCCGCATCCACGCACCGTTGAACTGATGCAGCAGGTGGCCGATCGCGTGGAGCAGGGCGGCATCGACGTCTGGTACGCGCTGGACGCCGCCGAACTGCTCGGCGATGAAGCCGCGCATTACGAGAAGGTCACCGACATCCTCGATGTCTGGTTCGACTCCGGCGTCACCCATGAAGGCGTGCTCGCCGCGCGTGGCTTCGGCAAGCCGGCCGACCTGTACCTGGAAGGCTCCGACCAGCACCGCGGCTGGTTCCAGTCCTCGCTGCTCACCGGCGTGGCCATCGACCGCCATGCGCCGTACAAGCAGTGCCTCACCCACGGCTTCACCGTGGATGAGAAGGGCCGCAAGATGTCCAAGTCGCTGGGCAACGGCATCGAGCCGCAGGACATCATGAAGACCCTGGGCGCGGACATCCTGCGCCTGTGGATCGCCTCGGCCGACTACAGCAATGAAATGTCGTTGTCGCAGGAAATCCTCAAGCGCAACGCCGACGCCTACCGGCGCCTGCGCAACACCGCGCGTTTCCTGCTCGGCAACCTGGACGGCTTCGACCCGGCCGCGCACCTGGTGGCCCCGGCCGAGATGGTCGCGCTGGACCGCTGGATCGTGCATCGCGCCTGGGAAGTGCAGGAGAAGATCAAGGCGGCGTACACCGGCTACAACATGGCCGAGATCGTGCAGCTGCTGCTGAACTTCTGCAGCGTCGACCTCGGTTCGCTGTACCTGGACGTGACCAAGGACCGGCTGTACACCATGCCGACCGACTCGCGTGGCCGCCGTTCGGCGCAGACCGCGATGTACCACATCGCCGAAGCGTTCACCCGCTGGGTGGCGCCGATCCTGACGTTCACCGCCGACGAGCTGTGGGGCTACCTGCCGGGCGCGCGCAAGGACAACGTGCTGTTCGCCACCTGGTACGAAGGCCTGGCCCCGTTGCCGGCCGATGCCCCGTTGAACGCGGCCGACTTCGATCAGCTGCTGGCCCTGCGCGAGCAGGTCGCCAAGGTGCTTGAGCCGATGCGCGCCAACGGTGCCATCGGTGCTGCACTGGAAGCGGAGATCACGGTTGCCGCCAGCGAGGAAACCGCCGTGCGCTGGCAGCCGCTGGCCGATGAGCTGCGTTTCCTGTTCATCAGCGGCGACGTCAGCGTGCGTCCGGCGACCACCGACGAGGTGTTCGTCAGCGCCCAGCCGACCACCAAGCAGAAGTGCGTACGCTGCTGGCACTACCGCGCCGACATCGGCTCGGTGGCCGCCCACCCGGAACTGTGCGGCCGTTGCGCAAGCAACGTCGACGGTGCCGGCGAAGACCGGAAGTGGTTCTGA
- the lspA gene encoding signal peptidase II, whose amino-acid sequence MAAPRPRPSALVWLLLSAAVIVLDQWSKAWVLSSLPEFQPVTVIDGFWNWYRTYNTGAAFSFLSDAGGWQLWFFTALAVGISGLMAFWLSRTPRAHWRSAVPYALVIGGAIGNVIDRQVHGHVVDFIQWYVGEHYWPAFNIADAAIVVGAIGIAVFGLFDGKTAKKADNANP is encoded by the coding sequence ATGGCCGCCCCGCGTCCGCGTCCCAGCGCGCTGGTGTGGCTGCTGCTTTCCGCAGCGGTCATCGTCCTGGACCAGTGGAGCAAGGCCTGGGTGCTGTCCAGCCTGCCCGAGTTCCAGCCGGTCACGGTCATCGACGGCTTCTGGAACTGGTACCGCACCTACAACACCGGTGCAGCGTTCAGTTTCCTGAGCGACGCCGGTGGCTGGCAGCTGTGGTTCTTCACCGCCCTGGCGGTGGGCATCAGCGGCCTGATGGCGTTCTGGCTCTCGCGCACCCCGCGCGCCCACTGGCGCAGCGCGGTGCCGTACGCGCTGGTGATCGGCGGCGCCATCGGCAACGTCATCGACCGCCAGGTGCACGGCCATGTGGTCGACTTCATCCAGTGGTACGTGGGCGAGCACTACTGGCCCGCGTTCAACATCGCCGATGCGGCGATCGTGGTCGGCGCGATCGGTATCGCCGTGTTCGGCCTGTTCGACGGCAAGACCGCCAAAAAGGCGGATAATGCCAACCCGTAA
- the ispH gene encoding 4-hydroxy-3-methylbut-2-enyl diphosphate reductase: MDVLLANPRGFCAGVDRAIEIVKRAIETLGAPIYVRHEVVHNRFVVDDLKQRGAIFVEELDEVPDNNTVIFSAHGVSQAVRQEAERRGLKVFDATCPLVTKVHFEVARHCRAGRDVVLIGHAGHPEVEGTMGQWKQEAGSGHIYLVEDVEQVATLELNQPENFAYTTQTTLSVDDTRGIIDALRTRFPAMQGPKNDDICYATQNRQDAVRDLAKRCDLVLVVGSPNSSNSNRLSELARRDGVESYLIDGAHEIDPAWVVGKKHIGLTAGASAPQVLVDGVIERLKELGATGVGELDGEPESMVFALPKELRLRLIS; the protein is encoded by the coding sequence ATGGATGTGCTGCTCGCCAACCCGCGTGGATTCTGTGCCGGTGTCGATCGTGCGATCGAGATCGTCAAGCGCGCGATCGAAACACTGGGCGCGCCCATCTACGTGCGCCATGAAGTGGTGCATAACCGCTTCGTGGTCGACGACCTCAAGCAGCGCGGCGCGATCTTCGTCGAAGAGCTCGACGAAGTGCCGGACAACAACACCGTGATCTTCAGCGCGCACGGCGTGTCCCAGGCCGTGCGCCAGGAAGCCGAGCGCCGTGGCCTGAAGGTGTTCGACGCGACCTGCCCGCTGGTGACCAAGGTCCACTTCGAAGTCGCCCGTCACTGCCGTGCCGGCCGCGACGTGGTGCTGATCGGCCACGCCGGTCACCCGGAAGTGGAAGGCACCATGGGCCAGTGGAAGCAGGAAGCCGGCAGCGGCCACATCTACCTGGTCGAAGACGTGGAGCAGGTGGCCACGCTGGAACTGAACCAGCCGGAAAACTTCGCCTACACCACCCAGACCACGCTCTCGGTGGATGACACCCGCGGCATCATCGACGCCCTGCGCACCCGCTTCCCGGCGATGCAGGGGCCGAAGAACGACGACATCTGCTACGCCACCCAGAACCGCCAGGACGCCGTGCGCGACCTTGCCAAGCGCTGCGACCTGGTGCTGGTGGTCGGTTCGCCGAACAGCTCCAATTCCAACCGCCTCAGCGAACTGGCCCGCCGTGATGGCGTGGAGTCGTACCTGATCGACGGCGCGCATGAGATCGACCCGGCCTGGGTCGTAGGCAAGAAGCATATCGGCCTCACCGCCGGCGCCTCCGCGCCGCAGGTGCTGGTGGATGGCGTGATCGAGCGCTTGAAGGAACTGGGCGCCACCGGCGTCGGCGAACTCGACGGCGAGCCGGAATCGATGGTGTTCGCGCTGCCGAAGGAATTGCGGTTGCGGTTGATCAGCTGA
- a CDS encoding lysoplasmalogenase, whose protein sequence is MNLRRDVPILLAATAAIIGASLDGDGRWLHWVAKPLTTLLIAAIVWQTLKNNAPEPRSAGRRPATSHPITARTYSRAILLGMGFSCIGDIALMLPFDAFVPGLIAFLLAHICYIVAFRAGFTAGKGLVLAGALLALFAGINLAGLWPLLPGDLRIPVVVYVVVLALMATLALARAWSPNSTDTAAGTNWAAFGAVLFVISDCTLAWDRFGGGLPLASLCILATYYAAQYCIARSASD, encoded by the coding sequence GTGAACCTGCGCCGCGACGTGCCGATTTTGCTGGCGGCGACAGCCGCCATCATCGGCGCGTCGCTCGACGGCGACGGCCGCTGGCTGCATTGGGTAGCCAAGCCGCTCACCACGCTGTTGATAGCCGCAATAGTCTGGCAAACCCTGAAAAACAACGCACCGGAACCCCGTAGTGCCGGCCGCCGGCCGGCAACCTCGCACCCCATCACCGCCCGAACATACAGCCGCGCCATCCTGCTCGGCATGGGCTTCTCCTGCATCGGCGACATCGCTCTGATGCTTCCCTTCGACGCCTTCGTCCCCGGCCTGATCGCCTTCCTGCTCGCGCACATCTGCTACATCGTCGCCTTCCGTGCAGGCTTCACGGCAGGGAAAGGGTTGGTGCTGGCAGGCGCACTCCTCGCCCTGTTCGCCGGCATCAACTTGGCCGGCCTATGGCCGCTGTTGCCCGGCGATCTACGCATTCCGGTCGTCGTCTACGTAGTAGTGCTCGCATTGATGGCCACACTCGCCTTGGCCCGCGCGTGGTCACCCAACTCCACCGATACAGCCGCCGGCACGAACTGGGCCGCCTTCGGCGCCGTGCTCTTCGTGATCAGCGACTGCACCCTAGCCTGGGACCGCTTCGGCGGCGGCCTGCCCCTGGCATCCCTGTGCATACTCGCCACCTACTACGCAGCGCAGTACTGCATAGCGCGCTCGGCAAGCGATTGA